A genomic segment from Piliocolobus tephrosceles isolate RC106 chromosome X, ASM277652v3, whole genome shotgun sequence encodes:
- the LOC111521837 gene encoding NACHT, LRR and PYD domains-containing protein 2-like, translating into MVSSTQVNFNLQALLEQLSQDELSKFKSLLRTVSLGNEAQKIPQKEVDEADGKQLAEILISHCHSYWTELATIQVFEKMHRMDLSERAKDELREAALKSLNKNKPLSLECTETEEDVPVLTEVFKVKGEKSDNENRYRLVLKTKFREMWQSWPGDSKEFRVMAERYRMLIPFSNPRMLPGPFSHTVVLHSPAGLGKTTLANKLMLDWTEDNLSQKFKYAFYLSCRELNRLGPCSFAEMVFRDWPELQDDIPRILGQAQKILFVIDGFDELGAPPGALIQDLCGDWEQQKPVPVLLGSLLKRKMLPKAALLVTTRPRALRDLRFLAEQPIYIRVEGFLEEDRRAYFLRHFGDEDQAIRAFELMRSNAALFQLGSAPAVCWIVCTTLKLQLEKGEDPAPTCLTSTGLFLRFLCSQFPQGAQLWGALRALSLLAAQGLWAQMSVLHREDLESVGVQESDLRPFLDRDILRQDSVSKGCYSFVHLSFQQFLTALFYALEEEEEEEDRDGRAWDIGDVQKMLTREERLKNPDLIQAGRFFFGLANEKRAKELEATFGCQMSPEIKQELLRCDVSRKNGTVADLKELLCCLYESQEDELVKEVMAQFKEIALHLNAVDIVPSSFCVKHCRNLQKMSLQVIKETLPENVAASESNAEAERFQDDQDMLPFWTDLCSIFGSNKDLMGLEINNSFLSASLVKILCEQIASDNCHLQRVVFKNISPADAHRNLCLALRGHKTVTHLTLQGNDQKDMLPALCEVLRHPECNLQYLGLVSCSATTQQWADLSLALEANQSLMCVNLSDNELLDEGAKLLYTTLRHPKCFLQRLSLENCHLTEANCKDLAAVLVVSRELTHLCLAKNSLKDTGVKFLCEGLSYPECKLQALVLWNCDITSDGCCSLAKLLQEKSSLSCLDLGLNHIGVTGMKVLCEALSKPLCNLRCLWLWGCSIPPFSCEDLCSALSCNQSLITLDLGQNPLGSSGVKMLFKTLTRPNSTLQTLRLKIDDFNDELHKLLEEIEENNPQLIIDTEKHDPLKKRPSSHDFMI; encoded by the coding sequence ATGGTGTCTTCGACCCAGGTGAACTTCAACCTGCAGGCTCTCCTGGAGCAGCTCAGCCAGGATGAGCTGAGCAAGTTCAAGTCTCTGCTCAGGACAGTCTCCCTGGGAAACGAGGCCCAAAAGATCCCCCAGAAGGAGGTAGACGAGGCGGATGGGAAGCAACTGGCGGAAATCCTCATCAGCCACTGTCACAGCTACTGGACGGAGCTGGCGACCATCCAGGTCTTTGAAAAGATGCACCGAATGGATCTGTCTGAGAGAGCAAAGGACGAACTCAGAGAAGCTGCTTTGAAATCATTGAATAAAAACAAGCCTTTATCATTAGAGTGTACAGAAACAGAGGAAGATGTCCCCGTCCTGACTGAAGTCTTCAAAGTCAAAGGAGAAAAGTCAGATAACGAGAATAGGTACAGGCTTGTATTGAAGACGAAGTTCCGGGAGATGTGGCAGAGCTGGCCTGGAGACAGCAAAGAGTTCCGTGTTATGGCTGAAAGATACAGGATGCTGATCCCATTCAGCAACCCCAGGATGCTTCCCGGGCCCTTCTCACACACGGTGGTGCTGCACAGTCCTGCAGGCCTTGGGAAAACCACGCTGGCCAATAAACTAATGCTGGACTGGACAGAGGACAACCTCAGCCAGAAATTCAAATATGCATTCTACCTCAGCTGCAGGGAGCTCAACCGCCTGGGCCCGTGCAGTTTTGCAGAGATGGTCTTCAGGGACTGGCCTGAATTGCAGGATGACATTCCACGCATCCTAGGCCAAGCACAGAAAATCTTGTTTGTGATTGACGGTTTTGATGAGCTGGGAGCCCCACCTGGGGCGCTGATCCAGGACCTCTGCGGGGACTGGGAGCAGCAGAAGCCGGTGCCGGTCCTCCTGGGCAGTTTGCTGAAGAGGAAGATGTTACCCAAGGCTGCCCTGCTGGTCACCACGCGGCCCAGGGCCCTGAGGGACCTCCGGTTCCTGGCAGAGCAGCCGATCTACATAAGGGTAGAGGGGTTCCTGGAGGAGGACAGGAGGgcctatttcctgagacacttTGGAGACGAGGACCAAGCCATACGTGCCTTTGAGCTGATGAGGAGCAACGCGGCCCTTTTCCAGCTGGGCTCGGCGCCCGCGGTGTGCTGGATCGTGTGCACGACTCTGAAGCTGCAGCTGGAGAAGGGGGAGGACCCGGCCCCCACCTGCCTCACCAGCACGGGGCTGTTCCTGCGCTTCCTCTGCAGCCAGTTCCCGCAGGGCGCACAGCTCTGGGGCGCGCTGCGGGCGCTGAGCCTCCTGGCCGCGCAGGGTTTGTGGGCGCAGATGTCCGTGCTCCACAGAGAAGACCTGGAAAGCGTTGGGGTGCAGGAGTCCGACCTCCGCCCATTCCTGGACAGAGACATCCTCCGCCAGGACAGTGTCTCCAAAGGCTGCTACTCCTTcgtccacctcagcttccagcaGTTTCTCACTGCGCTGTTCTAcgccctggaggaggaggaggaggaggaggacagggaCGGCCGTGCCTGGGACATTGGCGACGTGCAGAAGATGCTTACCAGAGAAGAAAGACTCAAGAACCCCGACCTGATCCAGGCAGGACGCTTCTTCTTCGGCCTGGCTAATGAGAAGAGAGCCAAGGAGTTGGAGGCCACCTTTGGCTGCCAGATGTCACCGGAGATCAAACAGGAATTGCTGCGATGCGACGTAAGTCGTAAGAATGGCACGGTGGCAGACCTGAAGGAACTCCTGTGCTGTCTGTACGAGTCTCAGGAGGACGAGCTGGTGAAGGAGGTGATGGCTCAGTTCAAAGAAATAGCCCTGCACTTAAATGCAGTAGACATCGTGCCATCCTCATTCTGCGTCAAGCACTGTCGAAACTTGCAGAAAATGTCACTGCAGGTGATAAAGGAAACGCTCCCGGAGAATGTCGCTGCGTCTGAATCCAACGCTGAGGCTGAGAGATTCCAGGATGATCAGGACATGCTCCCTTTCTGGACGGACCTTTGTTCCATATTTGGCTCAAATAAGGATCTGATGGgtctagaaatcaataatagctTTCTGAGTGCCTCCCTAGTAAAGATCCTGTGTGAACAGATAGCCTCTGACAACTGTCATCTCCAGAGAGTGGTGTTCAAAAACATTTCCCCAGCTGATGCTCATCGAAACCTCTGCCTAGCTCTTCGAGGTCACAAGACTGTAACGCATCTGACCCTCCAAGGCAATGACCAGAAGGATATGCTTCCTGCATTGTGTGAGGTCTTGAGACACCCAGAGTGTAACCTGCAATATCTCGGGCTGGTGTCTTGTTCTGCTACCACTCAGCAGTGGGCTGATCTCTCCTTGGCCCTTGAAGCCAACCAGTCCCTGATGTGCGTAAACCTCTCCGACAATGAGCTCCTGGATGAGGGTGCCAAGTTGCTGTACACAACTTTGAGGCACCCAAAGTGCTTCCTGCAGAGGTTGTCGTTGGAAAACTGTCACCTGACAGAAGCCAATTGCAAGGACCTTGCTGCTGTTTTGGTGGTCAGCCGGGAGCTGACACACCTGTGCTTGGCCAAGAACTCCCTCAAGGATACAGGGGTGAAGTTTCTGTGTGAGGGCCTGAGCTACCCCGAGTGTAAACTGCAGGCCTTGGTGCTGTGGAACTGCGACATCACGAGCGATGGCTGCTGCAGTCTCGCAAAGCTCCTCCAAGAAAAATCAAGCCTGTCGTGTTTGGATCTTGGACTGAATCACATAGGAGTTACCGGAATGAAGGTCCTGTGCGAGGCTTTGAGCAAACCACTGTGCAACTTGAGATGTCTGTGGCTGTGGGGATGTTCCATCCCTCCCTTCAGTTGTGAAGACCTCTGCTCTGCCCTCAGCTGCAACCAGAGCCTCATCACTCTGGACCTGGGCCAGAATCCCTTGGGGTCTAGTGGAGTGAAGATGCTGTTTAAAACCTTGACACGTCCCAATAGCACCCTCCAGACACTCAGGTTGAAAATAGATGACTTTAATGATGAACTCCATAAGCTGctggaagaaatagaagaaaacaacccACAACTGATTATTGATACGGAGAAACATGATCCCTTGAAAAAAAGACCTTCCTCTCATGACTTCATGATCTGA